The proteins below are encoded in one region of Bosea sp. BIWAKO-01:
- a CDS encoding glutathione S-transferase family protein: MLTVYGRHNSSNVAKVLWTLDELGLAYELVKRGGNFGGTDDPVYRAMNPHGRVPTLDDDGVVVWESNAVVRYLAAQYGAGLLWPEAPGERAQADRWMDWASMMLAPVLAPLRKQGLTGDDLKAKRDSAFTQFAVLDHALLDRPFIAGEHFSIGDIPLGPIVHRYVLLPGDKPDCANLERYHRQLMQRPAFIRHVADALS; this comes from the coding sequence ATGCTCACAGTTTATGGCCGCCATAATTCCTCGAATGTCGCCAAGGTGCTCTGGACTCTCGACGAGCTCGGATTGGCCTACGAGTTGGTCAAGCGCGGCGGCAACTTCGGAGGAACGGACGATCCGGTCTATCGTGCTATGAACCCCCATGGCCGCGTGCCCACTCTCGATGACGACGGGGTGGTCGTCTGGGAGTCGAACGCCGTCGTCCGCTATCTCGCGGCCCAATATGGTGCTGGCCTGCTCTGGCCCGAAGCTCCCGGAGAGCGGGCTCAGGCGGATCGCTGGATGGATTGGGCCTCGATGATGCTGGCTCCCGTATTGGCGCCCCTGCGAAAGCAAGGGCTGACGGGAGACGATCTCAAGGCCAAGCGGGACTCCGCATTCACACAGTTTGCCGTACTCGATCACGCCCTGCTGGATCGCCCGTTCATCGCCGGCGAGCATTTCAGCATCGGCGACATCCCGCTCGGGCCGATCGTTCATCGCTACGTGCTGCTGCCGGGGGACAAGCCGGACTGTGCCAATCTCGAGCGCTACCATCGACAGCTGATGCAGCGCCCGGCCTTCATACGGCATGTCGCCGATGCTCTCAGCTAG
- a CDS encoding amino acid ABC transporter substrate-binding protein yields the protein MFGMGFLKHGKALLACAVIALSASSAMAEQGATLKTVKERGQLLCGAHPGRYGFAAPDAKGRWVGFEVDLCRAIAAAIFGDGEKVKFVALSSQQRFPAIQSGEVDVLPRNTTATLTRDTALGLNFSPPVFYTGLGFLVRKDAGVKSIEELNGAVICMAPGSTTEQSVARIFAQRNLKYTPIVIENNKELASAYVAGRCDALAKDRDALPGVRVYDAPNPDDHVILDGTYSKEPLALAVRHGDDQWYDIVKWVMYGLMEAEENGIGQANADTMLKSSDPYVRDMLGVTGDFGAKLGLDNKWLYSAVKSVGSYKDIYERHFGAGTPLPLPRGVNKPWTDGGLLYGLPIK from the coding sequence ATGTTCGGGATGGGTTTTCTGAAGCATGGCAAGGCGCTGCTGGCCTGCGCCGTTATCGCCTTGTCCGCCAGTTCGGCCATGGCCGAGCAGGGCGCGACGCTGAAGACGGTCAAGGAGCGCGGGCAGTTGCTGTGCGGGGCCCATCCCGGCCGTTATGGCTTTGCTGCCCCCGACGCGAAGGGGCGCTGGGTCGGATTCGAGGTCGATCTCTGCCGCGCCATCGCCGCCGCGATCTTCGGCGACGGCGAGAAGGTGAAGTTCGTCGCACTTTCCAGCCAGCAGCGCTTCCCGGCGATCCAGTCGGGTGAAGTCGATGTTCTGCCGCGCAACACCACTGCGACCCTGACCCGCGACACGGCGCTTGGTCTGAACTTCAGCCCGCCGGTTTTCTACACTGGCCTCGGCTTCCTCGTGCGCAAGGATGCCGGCGTCAAGTCAATCGAGGAGCTGAATGGCGCGGTCATCTGCATGGCGCCTGGCAGCACGACCGAGCAGTCGGTGGCGCGGATCTTCGCCCAGCGCAATCTGAAGTACACGCCGATCGTCATCGAGAACAACAAGGAACTCGCCAGCGCCTATGTTGCGGGGCGCTGCGACGCGCTGGCCAAGGATCGCGATGCGCTGCCGGGTGTGAGGGTCTATGACGCTCCCAACCCCGATGACCATGTCATTCTCGACGGTACCTATTCCAAGGAGCCGTTGGCGCTGGCCGTCCGCCATGGCGACGACCAATGGTACGACATCGTGAAATGGGTGATGTACGGCCTCATGGAGGCGGAGGAGAACGGCATCGGCCAGGCCAATGCCGACACGATGCTCAAATCCAGCGATCCCTATGTGCGCGACATGCTCGGCGTCACCGGAGATTTCGGCGCGAAGCTCGGCCTCGACAACAAGTGGCTCTACTCGGCGGTGAAGAGCGTCGGCAGCTACAAGGACATCTACGAGCGCCATTTCGGCGCCGGTACGCCCCTGCCTCTGCCGCGCGGCGTGAACAAGCCCTGGACGGATGGCGGCCTGCTCTACGGCCTGCCGATCAAGTAA
- a CDS encoding amino acid ABC transporter ATP-binding protein: MLQQNASATAEGSRVKNAIEIGSISKWYGTIQVLDDVSLDIATGERMVICGPSGSGKSTLIRCINGLEQHQEGRIAVNDTELDGSNRALETIRGDVGMVFQSFNLFPHLTVLDNLTLAPMLVRKMPKRDAEEIAMQYLRRVHIPEQAHKYPLQLSGGQQQRVAIARALCTQPKIMLFDEPTSALDPEMIKEVLDVMLELAGTGMTMVVVTHEMGFARTVADRVVFMADGRIVETGRPDEIFGNPQTERSRTFFRQVLKH; the protein is encoded by the coding sequence ATGCTGCAGCAGAATGCCTCCGCGACCGCCGAGGGCTCTCGGGTGAAGAACGCCATCGAGATCGGCTCCATCTCGAAATGGTACGGCACCATCCAGGTGCTGGACGATGTCAGCCTCGATATCGCCACCGGCGAACGCATGGTGATCTGCGGCCCGTCGGGCTCGGGCAAATCGACCCTGATCCGCTGCATCAATGGCCTCGAGCAGCATCAGGAGGGCCGGATCGCGGTCAATGATACCGAGCTCGATGGCAGCAACCGCGCTCTCGAAACCATCCGGGGCGATGTCGGCATGGTCTTTCAGAGCTTCAACCTGTTTCCGCATCTGACCGTACTCGACAATCTGACGCTTGCCCCGATGCTGGTGCGCAAGATGCCCAAGCGCGACGCGGAAGAGATCGCGATGCAGTACCTGCGCCGGGTTCATATCCCCGAGCAGGCGCACAAATATCCGCTCCAGCTTTCTGGTGGCCAGCAGCAGCGTGTCGCCATTGCACGCGCCCTGTGCACGCAGCCGAAGATCATGCTGTTCGACGAGCCGACCTCGGCACTCGATCCCGAGATGATCAAGGAGGTGCTGGATGTGATGCTCGAGCTCGCGGGCACCGGCATGACCATGGTCGTCGTCACCCACGAAATGGGCTTCGCCCGGACGGTGGCAGATCGCGTCGTGTTCATGGCGGATGGGCGCATCGTCGAAACCGGGCGGCCGGACGAGATCTTCGGCAATCCGCAAACCGAGCGCTCTCGCACCTTCTTCCGTCAGGTCCTCAAGCACTGA
- a CDS encoding amino acid ABC transporter permease — protein sequence MTIMSEARAGTAELHAHATTATAPGAPASPRRRPPPRRSWNWNDPGVRTFTYQLALAAVLVFVGWYLYDNVATNLRRQNIATGFSFLGEAAKFNISETPVSFTASDSYGRALLVGLLNTIHVSLVGIVCATLVGVVMGIARASRNLLVSKLAGCYVEFARNVPVILHVVLWSSIIRNLPAPRQALDVLGIGFISNRGLTLPALVPHPAHGAMGIGFLVGAVAAVILYKLIRRHGERTGRYVAPLPPALALVVAATILPWLLSGAPIIFDMPKLRGFGFSGGMTVPPEFFALVVGLTVYTGAFIAEIVRAGIESVPKGQSEAARALGLKPSSIMSRIVLPQALRVIIPPMSSQFLSLTKNSSLGVIIGYPELVNIGNTIMNQTGQVVEMVTIMMIIYLGLSLTTSISMNLYNNAVALKER from the coding sequence ATGACCATCATGAGTGAGGCCAGGGCAGGCACGGCGGAGCTGCACGCTCACGCCACGACGGCCACCGCCCCTGGCGCGCCCGCTTCGCCGCGGCGGCGACCGCCGCCCCGGCGCTCGTGGAACTGGAACGACCCCGGTGTCCGGACCTTCACCTACCAACTGGCCCTGGCTGCCGTTCTGGTCTTCGTCGGCTGGTATCTCTACGACAATGTCGCGACCAACCTGCGCCGCCAGAACATCGCCACAGGCTTCAGCTTCCTGGGTGAAGCCGCGAAGTTCAATATCAGCGAGACGCCGGTTTCCTTCACTGCCTCCGATTCCTACGGCCGGGCGCTGCTGGTCGGGCTGCTGAACACCATTCACGTCTCATTGGTCGGCATCGTCTGCGCCACGCTGGTCGGTGTGGTGATGGGCATCGCGCGCGCGTCTCGCAACCTGCTCGTCTCCAAACTGGCCGGCTGCTACGTGGAGTTCGCGCGGAACGTGCCGGTGATCCTGCATGTGGTGCTGTGGTCTTCGATCATCCGCAATCTGCCGGCACCACGCCAGGCCCTGGATGTCCTCGGGATCGGCTTCATCAGCAATCGCGGCCTGACCCTGCCTGCCCTGGTGCCGCATCCGGCGCATGGGGCGATGGGCATCGGCTTTCTGGTCGGTGCCGTTGCCGCCGTCATTCTCTACAAGCTGATCAGGCGACATGGCGAGCGCACCGGGCGCTATGTCGCGCCGCTGCCGCCGGCCCTGGCACTGGTCGTGGCCGCGACAATTCTGCCCTGGCTCCTGTCTGGTGCCCCCATCATATTCGACATGCCGAAACTGCGCGGTTTCGGGTTCAGCGGCGGCATGACCGTCCCGCCCGAGTTCTTCGCGCTGGTCGTCGGGCTCACCGTCTATACCGGTGCCTTCATCGCCGAGATCGTTCGCGCCGGCATCGAGTCCGTGCCGAAAGGCCAGAGCGAGGCTGCGCGTGCGCTTGGCCTCAAGCCGTCTTCGATCATGAGCCGGATCGTCCTGCCGCAGGCGCTGCGCGTCATCATCCCGCCGATGTCGAGCCAGTTCCTCAGCCTGACCAAGAACAGTTCGTTGGGCGTGATCATCGGGTACCCCGAACTGGTCAATATCGGGAACACGATCATGAACCAGACCGGCCAGGTGGTCGAAATGGTGACGATCATGATGATCATTTATCTCGGCCTCAGTCTGACCACATCGATTTCGATGAACCTCTACAACAACGCCGTCGCGTTGAAGGAGCGTTGA
- a CDS encoding MmgE/PrpD family protein: MSFALELATRINRLADGPLPEEAFQIVKGSLLDTLGVALAGAHEPAARIPARVLDIGSQSGPCVIYGSQERASALDAALINGAAAHALDFDDCSTTMGGHPSVPVLPALIALGEEIEADGASLLRAYIAGIETETRLARGLLPCHYEKGWHPTATLGVFGAAAACGRMLRLDDEALARALAIAVSLSSGVKANFGTAAKPLHAGLAARNGLYAARLAKSGFSASADAFEQVQGFFNLFNGEGLYDADAMLADWGGTLETLEPGIAIKQHPCCGSAHSAIDAALKLRQAHGPFALADIAAIETETHVRRLAHTNRTEIKNGLDAKFSVQYLTCRALADGQIRLAHFENGAYAEAAILDLMSRCTARAHSNDDQYLGTVVVTLRNGRVLTEQASTPFGRGPDNPMSRGELTEKFLDCSSRALERDKAEALAESIWRMEQTKNIRDVTTMLASGPLQ, from the coding sequence ATGAGCTTCGCACTCGAACTCGCCACGCGCATCAACCGGCTGGCCGATGGCCCCTTGCCGGAAGAGGCATTCCAGATCGTCAAGGGCTCGCTGCTGGACACGCTGGGGGTCGCGCTTGCCGGCGCCCACGAGCCGGCCGCCCGCATCCCGGCCCGGGTCCTCGACATCGGCTCGCAGAGTGGACCCTGCGTGATCTATGGCAGCCAGGAGCGCGCCAGCGCGCTCGACGCCGCCCTCATCAACGGGGCAGCGGCTCATGCACTCGATTTCGACGATTGCAGCACCACCATGGGCGGCCATCCCTCGGTGCCGGTCCTGCCCGCCCTGATCGCTCTCGGCGAAGAGATCGAGGCTGATGGAGCAAGCCTGCTACGGGCCTATATCGCGGGAATAGAGACCGAGACCCGTTTGGCGCGGGGCCTGTTGCCCTGCCATTACGAGAAGGGCTGGCATCCCACTGCCACGCTCGGCGTCTTCGGCGCCGCCGCCGCCTGCGGCCGGATGTTGAGGCTGGATGACGAGGCGCTGGCTCGCGCCTTGGCGATCGCCGTCTCGCTGTCGAGCGGCGTGAAGGCGAATTTCGGAACCGCTGCCAAGCCGCTCCATGCCGGCCTGGCCGCGCGCAACGGGCTCTACGCCGCCCGGCTGGCGAAGTCTGGCTTCTCGGCATCGGCTGACGCATTTGAGCAGGTTCAGGGCTTCTTCAATCTGTTCAACGGCGAGGGGCTCTATGATGCCGACGCGATGCTGGCCGATTGGGGCGGAACCCTGGAAACGCTCGAGCCGGGCATTGCCATCAAGCAGCACCCGTGCTGCGGAAGTGCCCATTCGGCCATCGATGCTGCACTCAAGCTGCGTCAGGCGCACGGTCCCTTCGCGCTTGCCGACATCGCCGCCATCGAAACCGAAACCCATGTGCGCCGGTTGGCGCATACCAACCGCACTGAGATCAAGAATGGGCTCGACGCCAAGTTCAGCGTTCAGTATCTGACCTGTCGCGCCCTGGCTGACGGACAGATCCGTCTCGCCCATTTCGAGAACGGCGCCTATGCCGAAGCTGCGATCCTCGATCTGATGTCTCGCTGCACGGCGCGGGCGCACAGCAACGATGACCAGTATCTCGGAACCGTGGTCGTGACGTTGCGCAATGGACGGGTTCTCACCGAGCAGGCCTCGACGCCGTTCGGACGGGGCCCTGACAATCCGATGTCGCGGGGTGAACTGACCGAGAAATTCCTGGACTGTTCCAGCCGTGCGCTTGAGCGCGACAAGGCGGAGGCTCTAGCCGAAAGTATCTGGAGAATGGAGCAGACCAAGAACATAAGGGATGTAACGACCATGTTGGCATCCGGCCCGCTTCAATAG
- a CDS encoding MmgE/PrpD family protein: MADITLALARHANALSLVNAPSAVRHWARLAIADTIGVMLAGSHEGVVDLLCDTVEPSHAASGSLLLGRATRVGVLDAALINGVSAHALDFDDCSLTLDGHPSVPMVPALLALAERLDCHGDQLLAAYVAGFETETRLAQVLNPLHVERGWHPTATLGIFGTAVACGRLLQLDDEAMAVAIAIAASSASGLRANSGTMTKPLHAGQANRNGLLAALLARNGFTANVRALEHGMGFFHAFNGAGVPDMRPLLEGWGERWELLDPGVAIKQFPCCAFVHSAIAAATELRDDLAGGTDEIARIDIHLHRRRLKNIDRPDPKSELDAKFSTHYVTACALEQGSVRFEDFEPGAYDRARLRAVMGRSELLAHDEDDVSAGRVTITLRDGGQRSASASVAMGRGPLNPMSEAEFSGKFQDCAGRVLEPDATERLLDALLSLDGGSRLRSLLTTIERAAPPRERAPALRIPA, from the coding sequence ATGGCCGATATCACTCTGGCGCTCGCGCGCCACGCAAACGCCCTGTCGCTGGTGAATGCGCCCTCTGCCGTGAGGCATTGGGCCCGGCTCGCCATCGCCGACACGATCGGTGTGATGCTGGCGGGATCGCATGAAGGCGTCGTCGATCTGCTCTGCGACACGGTCGAGCCCAGCCATGCTGCGTCCGGCAGTCTCCTGCTGGGTCGTGCAACGCGCGTCGGCGTGCTCGATGCCGCGCTGATCAATGGCGTCAGCGCCCATGCGCTCGATTTCGACGATTGCAGCCTGACCTTGGACGGACACCCGTCCGTGCCGATGGTCCCCGCCTTGCTGGCGCTGGCGGAACGACTGGACTGTCATGGCGACCAGCTTCTCGCAGCTTATGTAGCCGGCTTCGAAACGGAGACGCGTCTCGCGCAGGTTCTGAACCCGCTCCATGTCGAGCGCGGCTGGCACCCGACCGCGACGCTCGGCATCTTCGGAACGGCGGTCGCCTGCGGTCGCCTGTTGCAGCTCGACGACGAAGCAATGGCCGTCGCCATCGCCATTGCCGCTTCGTCGGCCAGCGGGCTGCGCGCCAATTCCGGCACCATGACGAAGCCGCTCCATGCCGGTCAGGCCAATCGAAACGGGCTGCTGGCGGCCCTGCTCGCCCGCAATGGCTTCACGGCCAATGTTCGCGCGCTGGAGCATGGCATGGGGTTCTTCCATGCCTTCAATGGCGCGGGCGTACCCGATATGCGCCCGTTGCTGGAAGGCTGGGGAGAGCGTTGGGAATTGCTCGACCCTGGCGTTGCGATCAAGCAGTTCCCCTGCTGCGCCTTCGTCCATTCGGCCATAGCCGCAGCCACCGAGCTGCGTGACGATCTGGCTGGCGGCACCGACGAGATCGCCCGGATCGACATCCATCTGCATCGGCGTCGCCTGAAGAACATCGACCGACCGGACCCGAAGTCGGAGCTGGATGCCAAGTTCAGTACGCATTACGTCACCGCCTGCGCCTTGGAACAGGGGTCCGTCCGCTTCGAGGATTTCGAGCCGGGCGCCTATGACCGTGCCCGATTGCGCGCGGTGATGGGCCGTTCCGAACTGCTTGCGCATGACGAAGACGATGTGTCCGCCGGTCGCGTGACCATCACGCTGCGAGACGGCGGCCAGCGCAGCGCCAGCGCTTCGGTGGCCATGGGGCGCGGCCCGCTCAACCCGATGAGCGAGGCCGAGTTCTCCGGCAAATTCCAGGATTGCGCCGGGCGGGTCCTGGAACCCGACGCCACGGAGCGCCTGCTCGATGCCTTGCTGTCATTGGACGGAGGCAGCCGCCTGCGCTCGCTTCTCACTACGATCGAGCGGGCCGCGCCGCCCAGGGAACGGGCTCCGGCGCTTCGTATTCCTGCCTGA
- a CDS encoding MmgE/PrpD family protein, producing the protein MSLALEIARRANALDPDSFSRTARETAKVAIADMLGCALAGAPESTTALALAGLAVGTVAGGCSVLGASERLRPLDAALVNGTSGHALDFDDTSKSLAGHPTVIIVPAALALAEQQDLTGKDLLDAYIVGVETATRIARGVNFHHYEKGWHPTATLGIFGAAAACGRLLKLDDQALATALSLCVSFASGVKSNFGSQTKPLHAGLAARNGLFAALLASEGFDASPVAFEHPQGFLEVFNGAGNYDAQRMLEGWAAPLDLDGPGISIKKYACVYSVHGAVDAALAIAGEHRIEASQIAKVTVTMHRRRLLPHVMRKAENPLDAKFSLQYAVARALVDGRVSLEHFEGTAYRDPHVRAAMERIETQAHDDDSNDYGATVSVRLKDGTALEHSVPAPLGRGPEIPLPLPMLRAKFEDCARRSLDAAQVGPLFDRLVTLEAQPSVRDLAISMTSSRAALSAAA; encoded by the coding sequence ATGAGCCTTGCCCTCGAAATCGCCCGCAGAGCCAACGCACTCGATCCCGATAGCTTTTCACGGACAGCACGGGAGACCGCCAAGGTCGCCATTGCCGACATGCTGGGTTGTGCGCTCGCCGGTGCGCCGGAGAGCACGACCGCGTTGGCGCTTGCCGGTCTTGCGGTGGGGACTGTGGCCGGCGGCTGTTCTGTCCTGGGGGCAAGCGAGCGCCTGCGCCCGCTCGATGCAGCACTCGTCAACGGCACGTCCGGCCATGCGCTCGATTTCGACGACACCAGCAAATCCCTTGCCGGGCATCCGACCGTCATCATTGTTCCAGCGGCCCTGGCACTCGCCGAGCAACAGGACCTGACCGGCAAGGATCTGCTCGACGCCTATATCGTCGGCGTCGAGACCGCGACGCGGATCGCGCGCGGCGTCAACTTCCATCACTACGAGAAGGGCTGGCATCCCACGGCGACGCTCGGCATCTTTGGCGCCGCGGCCGCGTGCGGCAGGTTGCTCAAGCTCGACGACCAGGCGCTCGCGACCGCGCTTTCGCTCTGCGTCTCCTTCGCCTCGGGCGTGAAATCCAATTTCGGTAGCCAGACCAAGCCGCTGCATGCTGGGCTTGCCGCCCGCAACGGCCTGTTCGCCGCGCTGCTCGCATCGGAAGGCTTTGACGCCAGCCCCGTCGCCTTCGAGCACCCCCAGGGCTTCCTCGAGGTGTTCAACGGCGCCGGCAACTACGATGCCCAGCGGATGTTGGAGGGCTGGGCCGCACCGCTGGACCTCGACGGACCCGGCATCTCGATCAAGAAATACGCCTGCGTCTACAGCGTTCATGGGGCAGTCGACGCCGCCCTTGCGATTGCCGGCGAGCATCGGATCGAGGCCTCTCAGATCGCCAAGGTGACGGTGACGATGCATCGCCGCCGCCTGCTGCCGCATGTGATGCGCAAGGCCGAGAACCCGCTCGACGCCAAGTTCAGCCTGCAATATGCCGTGGCGCGTGCCCTCGTCGACGGGCGCGTTTCCCTGGAGCATTTCGAAGGCACGGCCTATCGCGACCCGCATGTGAGGGCCGCCATGGAGCGTATCGAGACGCAGGCCCATGACGATGACTCCAACGATTATGGAGCGACGGTTTCAGTTCGTCTGAAGGACGGTACGGCGCTGGAACACTCTGTTCCTGCGCCGCTCGGGCGTGGTCCTGAAATCCCTCTGCCGCTTCCGATGCTGCGTGCGAAGTTCGAGGATTGCGCGCGCCGCAGCCTGGATGCGGCGCAGGTCGGCCCGCTATTCGACCGTTTGGTCACCCTCGAGGCCCAGCCCTCCGTCCGGGACCTCGCCATCAGCATGACGAGTTCGCGGGCAGCCCTCAGCGCCGCCGCCTGA
- a CDS encoding amino acid ABC transporter permease, protein MADAQFLPAPARRQPRVSRTAAWWLKDRIFSSPFHVALSIVVLVGAAFIGQFLLRWGVLDAVFVASDPAACQAAKGACWAVVYEKHRTILFGLYPHSEHWRPTLAVCLYLVILTITLMPRFWNLRGLALLWACTVTAIGVLMYGGVFGLPEVATSEWGGLALTMIMFTGTVVMGFPVAVLLALGRRSTLTLVRSVCVTIIETLRGVPLITILFVAVNVLPLFLPAGSSVDKLLRVTIGIAIFFACYQAETIRGGLQAVPRGQYEAAQALGLGYWQMTRVIILPQALKIAFPAIVNHIIAALKNTSFVMIIGLFDILNATTSVMQDPVWRKYYVEAYVFVGLVYFVFGFALSLYARAMEAQMKKGHH, encoded by the coding sequence ATGGCCGACGCTCAATTCTTGCCGGCGCCGGCGCGCCGCCAGCCCCGTGTTTCGCGCACTGCCGCCTGGTGGCTGAAGGACCGGATCTTCTCCAGTCCCTTCCATGTCGCGCTCTCGATCGTCGTGCTCGTGGGAGCAGCCTTTATCGGGCAGTTCCTGCTGCGTTGGGGGGTGCTCGATGCGGTCTTCGTCGCGTCCGATCCGGCCGCCTGCCAGGCCGCCAAGGGGGCGTGCTGGGCTGTCGTCTATGAGAAGCACCGCACGATCCTGTTCGGGCTCTACCCGCATAGCGAACACTGGCGCCCGACGCTGGCGGTCTGCCTCTACCTGGTCATCCTGACGATCACCTTGATGCCGCGGTTCTGGAATCTGCGCGGTCTCGCGCTGCTCTGGGCCTGCACCGTCACCGCCATCGGCGTGCTGATGTATGGCGGCGTGTTTGGCCTGCCGGAAGTGGCGACCAGCGAATGGGGCGGGCTGGCGCTCACCATGATCATGTTCACCGGGACGGTCGTGATGGGCTTCCCCGTCGCGGTTCTGCTGGCGCTCGGGCGGCGCTCGACGTTGACGCTGGTGCGTTCGGTCTGCGTCACGATCATCGAGACGCTGCGTGGCGTGCCGCTGATCACCATCCTCTTCGTTGCCGTTAACGTGCTGCCGCTGTTCCTGCCGGCCGGCAGCAGTGTCGACAAATTGCTGCGCGTCACCATCGGCATCGCGATCTTCTTCGCCTGCTACCAGGCGGAAACCATTCGCGGCGGCCTGCAGGCTGTCCCGCGTGGACAGTACGAAGCGGCTCAGGCCCTTGGTCTTGGCTATTGGCAGATGACACGGGTCATCATCCTGCCCCAGGCGCTGAAAATCGCCTTCCCGGCGATCGTCAATCACATCATCGCGGCGCTGAAGAACACGTCCTTCGTGATGATCATCGGCCTGTTCGACATCCTCAACGCCACGACATCGGTGATGCAGGACCCGGTTTGGCGCAAATACTATGTCGAAGCCTATGTCTTCGTCGGTCTGGTCTATTTCGTGTTCGGCTTTGCCTTGTCGCTCTACGCGCGCGCCATGGAAGCCCAGATGAAGAAGGGGCATCACTGA
- the metC gene encoding cystathionine beta-lyase, with product MSSTDLQAEPGFGEPKSSQGNQTDSEHAFRQDTVICHSGRDPSAHSGAVNPPVFHASTILFPTLAALDAKATTKIRYGRRGTPTSFALEEAVSALEQAAGTVLTSSGASAISTVLLAYAKPGAHVLVPDSAYGPCRHCCNEILSHLGVETTFYDPQIGADIATLVRPETCLIWMETPGSLTFEMQDVAAIVAVAKASGIVTVIDNTWAGGVFFKPLTLGVDISLQAGTKYISGHSDIMLGTISCAESVYDRIKAFALRLGLCVGPDDAYLALRGLRTIGVRMRQHHESGLTLARWLATRPEVERVMHPALPQDPGYALWKANFTGASGLFGFVLKEKDRTRLAAMMDGLKLYGMGSSWGGFESLMVPTNPSPLRSATNWAVDGQSMRVHVGLEDIADLIDDLERGLKRLTA from the coding sequence ATGAGCAGCACAGACCTGCAGGCGGAACCCGGCTTTGGCGAGCCCAAATCCTCCCAGGGGAATCAGACCGATTCTGAACACGCCTTCCGGCAGGACACGGTCATCTGCCATAGCGGCCGCGACCCTTCCGCTCATTCCGGCGCTGTCAATCCGCCCGTCTTCCATGCCTCCACCATTCTGTTTCCCACGCTTGCGGCGCTTGATGCGAAGGCGACGACGAAGATCCGCTATGGCCGTCGCGGGACGCCAACCAGCTTTGCCCTCGAGGAGGCCGTCTCCGCCCTCGAGCAGGCAGCGGGCACCGTGCTGACGTCTTCGGGCGCGTCGGCGATATCGACGGTCCTGCTGGCCTACGCCAAACCTGGCGCCCATGTGCTCGTTCCCGACTCGGCCTATGGGCCATGTCGCCATTGCTGCAACGAGATTCTCAGCCATCTCGGCGTCGAGACGACCTTCTACGATCCGCAGATCGGCGCCGACATCGCAACGCTCGTTCGGCCCGAAACCTGCTTGATCTGGATGGAAACGCCAGGTTCCCTGACCTTCGAGATGCAGGACGTTGCGGCCATCGTCGCTGTTGCCAAGGCGAGCGGGATCGTGACGGTGATCGACAATACCTGGGCGGGCGGCGTCTTCTTCAAGCCCCTGACGCTGGGTGTCGACATCTCGCTTCAGGCCGGGACGAAGTACATTTCCGGCCATTCCGACATCATGCTGGGCACCATCTCCTGTGCCGAGAGCGTCTATGACCGGATCAAGGCCTTTGCCCTCCGGCTCGGCCTCTGCGTCGGACCCGATGACGCCTACCTCGCGCTGCGCGGTCTGCGGACCATCGGGGTGCGCATGCGGCAGCACCATGAAAGCGGCCTGACGCTGGCACGCTGGCTGGCCACGCGCCCCGAGGTCGAGCGCGTCATGCATCCAGCCTTGCCGCAGGACCCCGGATACGCCCTATGGAAAGCCAATTTCACCGGGGCGTCCGGCCTGTTCGGCTTCGTCTTGAAGGAAAAGGACCGCACACGCCTTGCCGCCATGATGGATGGGCTGAAACTATATGGCATGGGCTCGAGTTGGGGCGGCTTTGAGAGCCTGATGGTCCCGACCAATCCGTCCCCCCTGCGGTCCGCGACCAACTGGGCTGTCGATGGCCAGTCGATGCGCGTCCATGTCGGGCTTGAGGATATTGCCGACCTGATCGACGATCTCGAGCGCGGATTGAAGCGGCTGACGGCCTGA